In Osmia lignaria lignaria isolate PbOS001 chromosome 5, iyOsmLign1, whole genome shotgun sequence, a single genomic region encodes these proteins:
- the LOC117609807 gene encoding uncharacterized protein LOC117609807 isoform X3 yields the protein MFMAETKTRNGTAGVPLCGTALLSPCTNTTCALLCTPRGDYLVICSNDSDMAVPGPSSTTKTLDVDNESGNDSGMAVSGPSSAIKILDVDNESGSMFSAPPPKKIFARQKFRDAWLQDSKFASWLKKCDNPYKAKCVVCNSTFTAGKSDLLKHMKTIVHTISMQKRGLEEGDATTEDVQVINFQNDIKKAELRFCLDIIEHSRSFHSFEHFANIIAVPDSPVGKNIFFKRTKISAIIKNVLNKYIVSEMSVILQNKVFSVIVDESTDISGTKNLCILVRYVHEGHIQTYLLDYLRVMDDTAENLYKCFLCSLEKHNLSVTNIVGIGVDNANVMLGKQNLLISHLLEDNEEVSVFPCTSHTMHLIAYHATDCLPHYIEQFLHAIPSYFSKSSKRQTVLENTQQLMKAARKKVIHPAITRWLALSECIEVVLDQWTVLFTVFAEAVIEDKSNTATRIFDCFNCLYTKAYLQFLNYILQIFTHFNTTFQSSIILVHRLIEECVRFLRLLGSNFLQPQCVETNVQNANIYEENNLLPLEDIFIGTEAAITINEIRNINCADSNDKIVEFYRNIRKFYQCSFENAVKRFPLKEQFLYSLEFLDPVVTLDLTKHKNQIDCIINKFKSKFRSTRVANEWRLMPFYFSQEEKQKLLKLDIPRFWNSVSKITDSAGNQIFYNISSVAHLCLTLPHSNADVERFFSLVTKIKTKERNRLKPAMISAVMRIKLHLKNKNKNCVTYEIPDGMLELYNSNMYRST from the exons atgtttatggctgagacgaaaacaagaaacggaacagcaggggttccgttgtgcggcacggctttacTATCACCTTGTACTAATACGACTTGTGCACTGTTGTGCACACCACGTGGTGATTACCTAGTGATATGTA GTAATGATAGCGATATGGCTGTTCCTGGCCCAAGTTCAACTACTAAAACCTTGGATGTAGACAATGAATCAG GCAATGATAGTGGTATGGCTGTTTCTGGTCCAAGTTCAGCTATTAAAATCTTGGATGTAGACAATGAATCAG GCAGCATGTTTTCTGCGCCTCCTCCGAAAAAAATTTTTGCAAGGCAAAAATTTCGAGATGCCTGGTTGCAAGATTCAAAATTTGCATCGTGGTTAAAAAAGTGCGACAATCCATATAAAGCTAAGTGTGTCGTTTGCAACAGTACGTTCACGGCCGGAAAAAGTGACCTCCTTAAACATATGAAGACCATTGTGCACACTATAAGTATGCAAAAGAGAGGACTAGAAGAAGGAGATGCTACAACAGAAGATGTACAGGTCATCAATTTTCAGAACGATATTAAAAAAGCTGAATTACGATTCTGTTTGGACATTATTGAGCATAGTCGAAGCTTCCATTCGTTTGAACATTTTGCTAACATAATTGCAGTACCTGATTCGCCAGTAGGAAAAAACATATTCTTCAAAAGAACGAAAATTAGcgcaataataaaaaatgttctAAACAAATATATTGTTTCTGAAATGTCTGTAATCTTACAGAACAAGGTATTTTCTGTTATAGTAGATGAAAGTACTGATATTTCGGGAAcaaaaaatttatgtatattagTTAGATATGTGCACGAAGGACACATACAAACATATTTGTTAGATTATTTGCGTGTCATGGATGATACGGCAGAAAATCTATATAAATGCTTTCTGTGCTCATTAGAAAAGCATAACTTATCTGTAACAAATATAGTTGGTATCGGCGTTGATAATGCAAATGTGATGTTGGGTAAGCAGAACTTgttaatttctcatttattaGAAGATAACGAGGAAGTTTCTGTCTTCCCATGCACTTCTCACACCATGCATTTAATTGCATATCATGCAACGGATTGCCTTCCACATTATATTGAGCAGTTTCTTCATGCAATTCCATCCTACTTTTCTAAAAGTTCAAAAAGGCAAACTGTGTTAGAAAACACTCAACAGTTAATGAAAGCTGCACGAAAAAAAGTTATTCATCCTGCTATAACTCGATGGCTGGCATTATCAGAATGCATCGAAGTTGTGCTAGATCAATGGACAGTTTTGTTTACTGTGTTTGCAGAGGCCGTCATTGAGGATAAATCGAACACTGCCACCAGAATTTTCGATTGCTTTAATTGTCTTTACACGAAGGCATATCTGCAGTTTCTAAATTACATATTACAAATATTCACCCATTTTAATACAACTTTTCAGTCATCCATAATTTTGGTACATCGCTTGATAGAAGAGTGTGTTCGATTTTTGAGGCTTTTGGGGAGTAATTTCTTGCAACCACAGTGTGTCGAAACAAATGTGCAAAACGCCAACATTTATGAAGAAAACAATTTGCTTCCTCTTGAAGACATTTTCATTGGTACTGAAGCTGCCATCACAATTAACGAAATCAGAAACATAAATTGCGCAGACAGTAATGacaaaattgttgaattttatagaaatattagGAAATTCTACCAGTGTTCTTTTGAAAATGCGGTAAAGAGATTTCCATTAAaggaacaatttttatattccttAGAGTTCTTGGATCCGGTAGTAACCTTGGACCTAACAAAGCATAAAAATCAGATAgattgtattataaataaatttaagtctAAATTTCGGAGCACTCGTGTGGCAAATGAATGGCGTTTAATGccgttttatttttcacaagaagaaaagcaaaaattgttaaaattagaCATTCCACGATTTTGGAATTCAGTCAGTAAGATCACCGATTCTGCTGGTAACcaaattttttacaatatttcaagTGTAGCACATTTATGTTTGACGTTACCACACTCGAACGCCGATGTAGAGAGATTTTTTTCACTAGTCACAAAAattaaaacgaaagaaagaaacagattAAAACCTGCCATGATAAGTGCAGTTATGCGAAtcaaattacatttaaaaaataaaaataaaaattgcgttACATATGAAATTCCTGACGGAATGTTGGAATTGTACAATTCAAACATGTATCGTTCAACATAA
- the LOC117609807 gene encoding uncharacterized protein LOC117609807 isoform X1 translates to MFMAETKTRNGTAGVPLCGTALLSPCTNTTCALLCTPRGDYLVICSNDSDMAVPGPSSTTKTLDVDNESGSDSGMAVSGSSSATKSLDVDNESGNDSGMAVSGPSSAIKILDVDNESGSMFSAPPPKKIFARQKFRDAWLQDSKFASWLKKCDNPYKAKCVVCNSTFTAGKSDLLKHMKTIVHTISMQKRGLEEGDATTEDVQVINFQNDIKKAELRFCLDIIEHSRSFHSFEHFANIIAVPDSPVGKNIFFKRTKISAIIKNVLNKYIVSEMSVILQNKVFSVIVDESTDISGTKNLCILVRYVHEGHIQTYLLDYLRVMDDTAENLYKCFLCSLEKHNLSVTNIVGIGVDNANVMLGKQNLLISHLLEDNEEVSVFPCTSHTMHLIAYHATDCLPHYIEQFLHAIPSYFSKSSKRQTVLENTQQLMKAARKKVIHPAITRWLALSECIEVVLDQWTVLFTVFAEAVIEDKSNTATRIFDCFNCLYTKAYLQFLNYILQIFTHFNTTFQSSIILVHRLIEECVRFLRLLGSNFLQPQCVETNVQNANIYEENNLLPLEDIFIGTEAAITINEIRNINCADSNDKIVEFYRNIRKFYQCSFENAVKRFPLKEQFLYSLEFLDPVVTLDLTKHKNQIDCIINKFKSKFRSTRVANEWRLMPFYFSQEEKQKLLKLDIPRFWNSVSKITDSAGNQIFYNISSVAHLCLTLPHSNADVERFFSLVTKIKTKERNRLKPAMISAVMRIKLHLKNKNKNCVTYEIPDGMLELYNSNMYRST, encoded by the exons atgtttatggctgagacgaaaacaagaaacggaacagcaggggttccgttgtgcggcacggctttacTATCACCTTGTACTAATACGACTTGTGCACTGTTGTGCACACCACGTGGTGATTACCTAGTGATATGTA GTAATGATAGCGATATGGCTGTTCCTGGCCCAAGTTCAACTACTAAAACCTTGGATGTAGACAATGAATCAG GCAGTGATAGCGGTATGGCTGTTTCTGGCTCAAGTTCAGCTACTAAATCCTTGGATGTAGACAATGAATCAG GCAATGATAGTGGTATGGCTGTTTCTGGTCCAAGTTCAGCTATTAAAATCTTGGATGTAGACAATGAATCAG GCAGCATGTTTTCTGCGCCTCCTCCGAAAAAAATTTTTGCAAGGCAAAAATTTCGAGATGCCTGGTTGCAAGATTCAAAATTTGCATCGTGGTTAAAAAAGTGCGACAATCCATATAAAGCTAAGTGTGTCGTTTGCAACAGTACGTTCACGGCCGGAAAAAGTGACCTCCTTAAACATATGAAGACCATTGTGCACACTATAAGTATGCAAAAGAGAGGACTAGAAGAAGGAGATGCTACAACAGAAGATGTACAGGTCATCAATTTTCAGAACGATATTAAAAAAGCTGAATTACGATTCTGTTTGGACATTATTGAGCATAGTCGAAGCTTCCATTCGTTTGAACATTTTGCTAACATAATTGCAGTACCTGATTCGCCAGTAGGAAAAAACATATTCTTCAAAAGAACGAAAATTAGcgcaataataaaaaatgttctAAACAAATATATTGTTTCTGAAATGTCTGTAATCTTACAGAACAAGGTATTTTCTGTTATAGTAGATGAAAGTACTGATATTTCGGGAAcaaaaaatttatgtatattagTTAGATATGTGCACGAAGGACACATACAAACATATTTGTTAGATTATTTGCGTGTCATGGATGATACGGCAGAAAATCTATATAAATGCTTTCTGTGCTCATTAGAAAAGCATAACTTATCTGTAACAAATATAGTTGGTATCGGCGTTGATAATGCAAATGTGATGTTGGGTAAGCAGAACTTgttaatttctcatttattaGAAGATAACGAGGAAGTTTCTGTCTTCCCATGCACTTCTCACACCATGCATTTAATTGCATATCATGCAACGGATTGCCTTCCACATTATATTGAGCAGTTTCTTCATGCAATTCCATCCTACTTTTCTAAAAGTTCAAAAAGGCAAACTGTGTTAGAAAACACTCAACAGTTAATGAAAGCTGCACGAAAAAAAGTTATTCATCCTGCTATAACTCGATGGCTGGCATTATCAGAATGCATCGAAGTTGTGCTAGATCAATGGACAGTTTTGTTTACTGTGTTTGCAGAGGCCGTCATTGAGGATAAATCGAACACTGCCACCAGAATTTTCGATTGCTTTAATTGTCTTTACACGAAGGCATATCTGCAGTTTCTAAATTACATATTACAAATATTCACCCATTTTAATACAACTTTTCAGTCATCCATAATTTTGGTACATCGCTTGATAGAAGAGTGTGTTCGATTTTTGAGGCTTTTGGGGAGTAATTTCTTGCAACCACAGTGTGTCGAAACAAATGTGCAAAACGCCAACATTTATGAAGAAAACAATTTGCTTCCTCTTGAAGACATTTTCATTGGTACTGAAGCTGCCATCACAATTAACGAAATCAGAAACATAAATTGCGCAGACAGTAATGacaaaattgttgaattttatagaaatattagGAAATTCTACCAGTGTTCTTTTGAAAATGCGGTAAAGAGATTTCCATTAAaggaacaatttttatattccttAGAGTTCTTGGATCCGGTAGTAACCTTGGACCTAACAAAGCATAAAAATCAGATAgattgtattataaataaatttaagtctAAATTTCGGAGCACTCGTGTGGCAAATGAATGGCGTTTAATGccgttttatttttcacaagaagaaaagcaaaaattgttaaaattagaCATTCCACGATTTTGGAATTCAGTCAGTAAGATCACCGATTCTGCTGGTAACcaaattttttacaatatttcaagTGTAGCACATTTATGTTTGACGTTACCACACTCGAACGCCGATGTAGAGAGATTTTTTTCACTAGTCACAAAAattaaaacgaaagaaagaaacagattAAAACCTGCCATGATAAGTGCAGTTATGCGAAtcaaattacatttaaaaaataaaaataaaaattgcgttACATATGAAATTCCTGACGGAATGTTGGAATTGTACAATTCAAACATGTATCGTTCAACATAA
- the LOC117609807 gene encoding uncharacterized protein LOC117609807 isoform X5 translates to MAVPGPSSTTKTLDVDNESGSDSGMAVSGSSSATKSLDVDNESGNDSGMAVSGPSSAIKILDVDNESGSMFSAPPPKKIFARQKFRDAWLQDSKFASWLKKCDNPYKAKCVVCNSTFTAGKSDLLKHMKTIVHTISMQKRGLEEGDATTEDVQVINFQNDIKKAELRFCLDIIEHSRSFHSFEHFANIIAVPDSPVGKNIFFKRTKISAIIKNVLNKYIVSEMSVILQNKVFSVIVDESTDISGTKNLCILVRYVHEGHIQTYLLDYLRVMDDTAENLYKCFLCSLEKHNLSVTNIVGIGVDNANVMLGKQNLLISHLLEDNEEVSVFPCTSHTMHLIAYHATDCLPHYIEQFLHAIPSYFSKSSKRQTVLENTQQLMKAARKKVIHPAITRWLALSECIEVVLDQWTVLFTVFAEAVIEDKSNTATRIFDCFNCLYTKAYLQFLNYILQIFTHFNTTFQSSIILVHRLIEECVRFLRLLGSNFLQPQCVETNVQNANIYEENNLLPLEDIFIGTEAAITINEIRNINCADSNDKIVEFYRNIRKFYQCSFENAVKRFPLKEQFLYSLEFLDPVVTLDLTKHKNQIDCIINKFKSKFRSTRVANEWRLMPFYFSQEEKQKLLKLDIPRFWNSVSKITDSAGNQIFYNISSVAHLCLTLPHSNADVERFFSLVTKIKTKERNRLKPAMISAVMRIKLHLKNKNKNCVTYEIPDGMLELYNSNMYRST, encoded by the exons ATGGCTGTTCCTGGCCCAAGTTCAACTACTAAAACCTTGGATGTAGACAATGAATCAG GCAGTGATAGCGGTATGGCTGTTTCTGGCTCAAGTTCAGCTACTAAATCCTTGGATGTAGACAATGAATCAG GCAATGATAGTGGTATGGCTGTTTCTGGTCCAAGTTCAGCTATTAAAATCTTGGATGTAGACAATGAATCAG GCAGCATGTTTTCTGCGCCTCCTCCGAAAAAAATTTTTGCAAGGCAAAAATTTCGAGATGCCTGGTTGCAAGATTCAAAATTTGCATCGTGGTTAAAAAAGTGCGACAATCCATATAAAGCTAAGTGTGTCGTTTGCAACAGTACGTTCACGGCCGGAAAAAGTGACCTCCTTAAACATATGAAGACCATTGTGCACACTATAAGTATGCAAAAGAGAGGACTAGAAGAAGGAGATGCTACAACAGAAGATGTACAGGTCATCAATTTTCAGAACGATATTAAAAAAGCTGAATTACGATTCTGTTTGGACATTATTGAGCATAGTCGAAGCTTCCATTCGTTTGAACATTTTGCTAACATAATTGCAGTACCTGATTCGCCAGTAGGAAAAAACATATTCTTCAAAAGAACGAAAATTAGcgcaataataaaaaatgttctAAACAAATATATTGTTTCTGAAATGTCTGTAATCTTACAGAACAAGGTATTTTCTGTTATAGTAGATGAAAGTACTGATATTTCGGGAAcaaaaaatttatgtatattagTTAGATATGTGCACGAAGGACACATACAAACATATTTGTTAGATTATTTGCGTGTCATGGATGATACGGCAGAAAATCTATATAAATGCTTTCTGTGCTCATTAGAAAAGCATAACTTATCTGTAACAAATATAGTTGGTATCGGCGTTGATAATGCAAATGTGATGTTGGGTAAGCAGAACTTgttaatttctcatttattaGAAGATAACGAGGAAGTTTCTGTCTTCCCATGCACTTCTCACACCATGCATTTAATTGCATATCATGCAACGGATTGCCTTCCACATTATATTGAGCAGTTTCTTCATGCAATTCCATCCTACTTTTCTAAAAGTTCAAAAAGGCAAACTGTGTTAGAAAACACTCAACAGTTAATGAAAGCTGCACGAAAAAAAGTTATTCATCCTGCTATAACTCGATGGCTGGCATTATCAGAATGCATCGAAGTTGTGCTAGATCAATGGACAGTTTTGTTTACTGTGTTTGCAGAGGCCGTCATTGAGGATAAATCGAACACTGCCACCAGAATTTTCGATTGCTTTAATTGTCTTTACACGAAGGCATATCTGCAGTTTCTAAATTACATATTACAAATATTCACCCATTTTAATACAACTTTTCAGTCATCCATAATTTTGGTACATCGCTTGATAGAAGAGTGTGTTCGATTTTTGAGGCTTTTGGGGAGTAATTTCTTGCAACCACAGTGTGTCGAAACAAATGTGCAAAACGCCAACATTTATGAAGAAAACAATTTGCTTCCTCTTGAAGACATTTTCATTGGTACTGAAGCTGCCATCACAATTAACGAAATCAGAAACATAAATTGCGCAGACAGTAATGacaaaattgttgaattttatagaaatattagGAAATTCTACCAGTGTTCTTTTGAAAATGCGGTAAAGAGATTTCCATTAAaggaacaatttttatattccttAGAGTTCTTGGATCCGGTAGTAACCTTGGACCTAACAAAGCATAAAAATCAGATAgattgtattataaataaatttaagtctAAATTTCGGAGCACTCGTGTGGCAAATGAATGGCGTTTAATGccgttttatttttcacaagaagaaaagcaaaaattgttaaaattagaCATTCCACGATTTTGGAATTCAGTCAGTAAGATCACCGATTCTGCTGGTAACcaaattttttacaatatttcaagTGTAGCACATTTATGTTTGACGTTACCACACTCGAACGCCGATGTAGAGAGATTTTTTTCACTAGTCACAAAAattaaaacgaaagaaagaaacagattAAAACCTGCCATGATAAGTGCAGTTATGCGAAtcaaattacatttaaaaaataaaaataaaaattgcgttACATATGAAATTCCTGACGGAATGTTGGAATTGTACAATTCAAACATGTATCGTTCAACATAA
- the LOC117609807 gene encoding uncharacterized protein LOC117609807 isoform X7 codes for MAVSGSSSATKSLDVDNESGNDSGMAVSGPSSAIKILDVDNESGSMFSAPPPKKIFARQKFRDAWLQDSKFASWLKKCDNPYKAKCVVCNSTFTAGKSDLLKHMKTIVHTISMQKRGLEEGDATTEDVQVINFQNDIKKAELRFCLDIIEHSRSFHSFEHFANIIAVPDSPVGKNIFFKRTKISAIIKNVLNKYIVSEMSVILQNKVFSVIVDESTDISGTKNLCILVRYVHEGHIQTYLLDYLRVMDDTAENLYKCFLCSLEKHNLSVTNIVGIGVDNANVMLGKQNLLISHLLEDNEEVSVFPCTSHTMHLIAYHATDCLPHYIEQFLHAIPSYFSKSSKRQTVLENTQQLMKAARKKVIHPAITRWLALSECIEVVLDQWTVLFTVFAEAVIEDKSNTATRIFDCFNCLYTKAYLQFLNYILQIFTHFNTTFQSSIILVHRLIEECVRFLRLLGSNFLQPQCVETNVQNANIYEENNLLPLEDIFIGTEAAITINEIRNINCADSNDKIVEFYRNIRKFYQCSFENAVKRFPLKEQFLYSLEFLDPVVTLDLTKHKNQIDCIINKFKSKFRSTRVANEWRLMPFYFSQEEKQKLLKLDIPRFWNSVSKITDSAGNQIFYNISSVAHLCLTLPHSNADVERFFSLVTKIKTKERNRLKPAMISAVMRIKLHLKNKNKNCVTYEIPDGMLELYNSNMYRST; via the exons ATGGCTGTTTCTGGCTCAAGTTCAGCTACTAAATCCTTGGATGTAGACAATGAATCAG GCAATGATAGTGGTATGGCTGTTTCTGGTCCAAGTTCAGCTATTAAAATCTTGGATGTAGACAATGAATCAG GCAGCATGTTTTCTGCGCCTCCTCCGAAAAAAATTTTTGCAAGGCAAAAATTTCGAGATGCCTGGTTGCAAGATTCAAAATTTGCATCGTGGTTAAAAAAGTGCGACAATCCATATAAAGCTAAGTGTGTCGTTTGCAACAGTACGTTCACGGCCGGAAAAAGTGACCTCCTTAAACATATGAAGACCATTGTGCACACTATAAGTATGCAAAAGAGAGGACTAGAAGAAGGAGATGCTACAACAGAAGATGTACAGGTCATCAATTTTCAGAACGATATTAAAAAAGCTGAATTACGATTCTGTTTGGACATTATTGAGCATAGTCGAAGCTTCCATTCGTTTGAACATTTTGCTAACATAATTGCAGTACCTGATTCGCCAGTAGGAAAAAACATATTCTTCAAAAGAACGAAAATTAGcgcaataataaaaaatgttctAAACAAATATATTGTTTCTGAAATGTCTGTAATCTTACAGAACAAGGTATTTTCTGTTATAGTAGATGAAAGTACTGATATTTCGGGAAcaaaaaatttatgtatattagTTAGATATGTGCACGAAGGACACATACAAACATATTTGTTAGATTATTTGCGTGTCATGGATGATACGGCAGAAAATCTATATAAATGCTTTCTGTGCTCATTAGAAAAGCATAACTTATCTGTAACAAATATAGTTGGTATCGGCGTTGATAATGCAAATGTGATGTTGGGTAAGCAGAACTTgttaatttctcatttattaGAAGATAACGAGGAAGTTTCTGTCTTCCCATGCACTTCTCACACCATGCATTTAATTGCATATCATGCAACGGATTGCCTTCCACATTATATTGAGCAGTTTCTTCATGCAATTCCATCCTACTTTTCTAAAAGTTCAAAAAGGCAAACTGTGTTAGAAAACACTCAACAGTTAATGAAAGCTGCACGAAAAAAAGTTATTCATCCTGCTATAACTCGATGGCTGGCATTATCAGAATGCATCGAAGTTGTGCTAGATCAATGGACAGTTTTGTTTACTGTGTTTGCAGAGGCCGTCATTGAGGATAAATCGAACACTGCCACCAGAATTTTCGATTGCTTTAATTGTCTTTACACGAAGGCATATCTGCAGTTTCTAAATTACATATTACAAATATTCACCCATTTTAATACAACTTTTCAGTCATCCATAATTTTGGTACATCGCTTGATAGAAGAGTGTGTTCGATTTTTGAGGCTTTTGGGGAGTAATTTCTTGCAACCACAGTGTGTCGAAACAAATGTGCAAAACGCCAACATTTATGAAGAAAACAATTTGCTTCCTCTTGAAGACATTTTCATTGGTACTGAAGCTGCCATCACAATTAACGAAATCAGAAACATAAATTGCGCAGACAGTAATGacaaaattgttgaattttatagaaatattagGAAATTCTACCAGTGTTCTTTTGAAAATGCGGTAAAGAGATTTCCATTAAaggaacaatttttatattccttAGAGTTCTTGGATCCGGTAGTAACCTTGGACCTAACAAAGCATAAAAATCAGATAgattgtattataaataaatttaagtctAAATTTCGGAGCACTCGTGTGGCAAATGAATGGCGTTTAATGccgttttatttttcacaagaagaaaagcaaaaattgttaaaattagaCATTCCACGATTTTGGAATTCAGTCAGTAAGATCACCGATTCTGCTGGTAACcaaattttttacaatatttcaagTGTAGCACATTTATGTTTGACGTTACCACACTCGAACGCCGATGTAGAGAGATTTTTTTCACTAGTCACAAAAattaaaacgaaagaaagaaacagattAAAACCTGCCATGATAAGTGCAGTTATGCGAAtcaaattacatttaaaaaataaaaataaaaattgcgttACATATGAAATTCCTGACGGAATGTTGGAATTGTACAATTCAAACATGTATCGTTCAACATAA